ATCCGCGATTTTTAATGCTTGCTCATTCCCGGCATACTGATACGAATCTACGAGCCCCATGAATAGCTTATGCAGGTTATATTGAGGCGCCCAGATTCCTTTTCCGTTTGAAATCCAATGCAAATATTTTTCGGGAATCGGACCTGCCCACTGCCCGCCGTTATCCTTCTGGCATTCGGCCAATTCATGAATGATAAGATCGGATTTCACTTTCAACTCCATGTCCCCGGTCTCATGAAAACGAATGGCTGCAGCCGAAAGCCAGTGGCCGAGGAAGTGGCCTCGCAGCTGACATACCGGCGATTCCCAGCCGCCATGCGCGCCATGCGGGATGTCCCTGCCCGAATATCTGCCGGCCTCCAGCTTATAATTAAACAGAAGATGATCGCTGTTCAGCTTCATCAGATAAGTCCGGTTCGCTTCTTCTCTGCGTCTTAATTCCCGGTCACGAATGTTAACACTTTCACCTTTCAGTTCTTCCACGATGGCACCTCCAGTTTGGTCGGTAAAAACAGCTGCCTGTCAAGCGCTGATGAGTTTGAGCGTTGTAATGCTTAAAAGCCCCGGCTATGAAATTCTTCGATGCCGGGGCGGATGATGTAAGGATTCCGATTAATTTAACGCTTCGCGGACCGATTAATGCTTGGCCGCTGCAAAATTCTCGAAGGGCGATTCGAGTGTATAGCTCCGTCCCGCCTCCACGGCCAACTCGACGGTACCGGTTCCGATGCCCCGGATGCGGCAAACGCCGGTCTGGGCGGCGTGAATGACGGCCCGCTGCAGCCGTCCCTCGGCCCAGTCCATATCCACCGTATAGCCGCCTCGTGCCCGAAGGCCGCGCACGCGGCCGTCGCCCCATGCCGCCGGCCAAGCGGGAAGCAGATGGAGCTCGTCCGAATGGCTCTGAAGGAGCATCTCGGCGATGCCTGCCGTCCCGCCGAAATTTCCGTCGATCTGAAACGGCGGATGATTGTCCAGCAGATTAGGAAGCGTAGAATGACCCAGCAGTGCCTGCACGTTCTCCCGTGCCTTGTCCGAATCCCGAAGGCGCGCCCAGAAGTTAATGATCCAGGCCCGGCTCCAGCCGGTATGTCCGCCGCCGTGAGTAAGACGCCGCTCGAGCGTGACCCGCGCGGCGGCCGCCAGCTCCGGCGTCCGCTCCGGCGTGAACTGCTTCCCGGGATACAACCCGAACAAGTGGGAGATGTGCCGGTGCCCGGGCTCCTCCTCCTCGTAATCCTCCATCCACTCCTGGATTTGGCCGTGCCTCCCGATCGCCGGCTGCGGCAGCCTGTTGAGTGCGGCGGCCAACTCTTCGCGGAACGGCTCGTCGATCCCGAGCACTCCGGCGCTGTCGATGCAGGCGCCGAACAAGGCGCTGATAATCTGAAAATCCATTGAGGCTCCGGCGCACAGCACTCCGGATTCTCCGCTCGGGAGTACATACGTATTCTCCGGGGATACCGAAGGACACGTAATCAATTGTCCGTCTTCACCTTCGATCAAATAATCGAGCAAAAACTCAGCCGCTTCTTTGAGCGTCGGATAGGCCTTGGACAGAAACGCCTCGTCTCCGCTGAACGTGTAATGCTCCCAGAGATGAAGACAGAGCCAGGCCGCGCCGAGCGGCCAGAAGGAAGAAGGCGGATACGTATCCTGCGGCGCCGTGTCCGCCCACAGATCCGTGTTGTGATGCGCGGTAAACCCGCGGCACCCGTACATGACCGCCGCCGTCGTTCTTCCCGGCTCCCGCATGCGCTCGATCAAATCAAACAGCGGCAGGTGGCACTCCGCCAAATTGCAATTTTCCGCCGGCCAATAATTCATTTGCGCATTGATATTGATCGTAAACTTGCTGTCCCACGGCGGCAGAAAATGGGGATTCCAAATGCCTTGAAGATTCGCCGGCAGCGAGCCCGGGCGGCTGGAGGAGATCAGCAGATAGCGTCCGAATTGAAAATACAACGAGACGAGCCCCGGATCGTCGTCTCCGCGCTGAACTCCCGCCAGTCTCTCGTCGGTAGCCAGCACCTCCTTGTCGCCGCCGTCTGAGCCCTTGATCTCCAGCTCCACCCGTTTGAAGAGGGAGCGGTAATCCGAACGATGCCGCTCCAGCAGCTCTCCGTACGGTCTTCTTGCCGCGGATTCGATGGCGGCCTTGCTCGCCCCCTCCGGATCCGGCGACCGGAACGACGTGCCCGCGGCAACGAACAGGATGACCTCATCCGCCTGGTCGACCAGCAGATATTCCCCGATCGTGCGGCTGCTGCCTCCCTTCAAAACGGCTTTTACAGCAGCGTGATAAGCGATCCCGCCTTCCCCGCCGCTGCTGCCGGCCATCGCGATCCCGTCCGATCCCCACGAATCGATTCGATCCATATATCTCCACTGCCCGCGATTCCATCTTGCCTTGAAAGCGATCCTCCCCGGCCGGTCGGCCGTCAGCCGAATGACGAGGACTTGATCCGGATAACTCGCGAACACCTCACGGGTGAAGAGCGCCTCATCCTGCAGATAGGAGACTCTCGCCAGGCCGCTGTGCAAATCCAGCTCTCTTCGATATTCCGAAGCCGTTCCGGACGATCCGAAGTCGAGCAGCAGATCGCCCAGGGGCACATAATGCCGCTGCGATTCGGGAATTCCCGTCAACGCCATGGAAGCCAGTTCCTGGGCTTCTCTGGGCCTGCCGGCCAGGATCAGCCCCCTGATTTTTGGAAGATTCTGAAGCGCATCCCGGTTGTTGCGGTCCCTCGGTCCCCCGTACCACAGCGAGTCCTCGTTCAATTGAAATCGCTCCCTGCCGACGTCTCCGAACACCATGGCTCCTAGGCGTCCGTTGCCGACCGGCAGCGCTTCGTTCCAATCCTTGGCAGGTTTTCTGTACCAGAGTTTATGCGGCTTTGCTGCTTGTTTCACGTCAACCATCACCTTTCCTTCAGAGCGGATGAAATCGATCGGAATTTCAAACGACGGCATTACAGCTCCACGACCGCTTTAATCACCTCGGACTCCGGTTTCAGCCAAGTTTCGAATGCGTCGATCATTCCGTCAAACGAAGAGCGGTGCGTCAAATACCGGCTCACATCAAGATGGGATGCGGCAAGCACATCCAGCACGTGGCGGAAATCGGCGGCTGTCGCATTGCGGCTTCCCATAAGCGTCAGTTCCCGCTTATGAAATTCAGGATCGGAGAAGGCAATGTCGCCTTTGACAAGTCCGACGTAAACCAGCTGCCCGCCGTGCGCGGTGAGCTCGAACGCGTTCATCATGGATGCGGCGCTGCCCGTAGCGTCGAACACGGCAGCCGGAAATTCGCCGTTTGTAAGCTCGGCAAGCCGCTGCTTCGCATCCGATTCCAGCGCGTTGATCGTATGATCCGCCTTGGCCCAAGTCCTGCAAAAGGCAAGCCGCTTCTCGTTGATATCCATGGCGATGACCGTCGCCCCCGCGTATTTGGCGAATGCCATTACGCCAAGGCCGATCGGTCCGGAGCCGATGACAAGCACCGTATCCGCGGCCGCGATTTCCGCCCGGCGCACCGCGTGCGCGCCGATGGCGAGCGGCTCCACAATGGCCGCCTCGTCCAGTGTCAAATGGTTGGCCTTCAACAAGTGCGAAACCGGAACGGCGATTCGTTCCCGCATCCCGCCGTCGCGATGAACGCCGAGCACCTGCATGTCCGTGCAGCAGTTCGTTTTTCCCCGGCGGCAGGCGAGACATTTTCCGCAGTGCAGGTAGGGGATAATCGAAACCTGATCTCCGGCCGCAAGCTCGCCGGTATCCGCATCGATCTCTTCGACCACGCCGGACAGCTCGTGACCCAATATCCGCGGATATTCAAAAAATGGCTGATTGCCTCTAAACGCATGATAGTCGGTTCCGCATATCCCGATTCGTCGAATCCGAACGATGGCATGGCCCTTCGTCAATTCCGGCTCCGGCAAATGCTCCGACATGCGAAACATGCCAACCTTTTCGCATATAATCCCTTTCATATCGCGGCCTCCTCTCTTATTCAAAGATGCTTTCGTTATACCGGGGCAAGCCGCTGACCCATGTTTGATTATGAATCGGTTTCAGAATATCAAGAACCTCCTGCAGCAATTCCCGGTCCATGGGCTCCTCCGTCCACTTTGCGTTTTTCGCGATATTGGCCGGATTGGCCGTACTGACAAGCGTTGTCGGGATACGCTCATTGCCCGTCGAAAATTGGATGGCGAGCTTCGCAATGTCTTCGCCGCGCCTCTCCGCAAATTGAGCGGCCCGCAGACAGGCTTCTTTCAGCTCCGGGCTGGCGGGGTGCCAGTCGGGGGTTCCGCGCGTACTCAGCAGTCCCATCGATATCGGGGACGCATTGACGAGACCGACTCCCCTTTCTTCCAAAAGCGGGAGAAGACGGAGCAGCGACGTGTCGTTTAACGAATAGTGGCAGTACGAAATAATGGCGTCGACCCGAACCTGCGGCAGCATCTGTTCAAACAAGGCGAGCGGCAAGCCGCAAATGCCGCTAAACCGTATTTTTCCCTGCTGCTTCAGGCGGTCCAGCGCCGGGATCGCTTCTTCCAAAATGATGTCCGGCGGAACGAATTCAATGTCATGCAGGAACAAGATATCGACATAGTCGGTATTCAGCCTCCGGAGGCTCTCTTCCAGGCTCGTTTCAATTCTCGCGCGCGAGAAATCGAACGTGTCCATTCCGTATCGTCCGGCTTTCGTGGACAGGTAGAATTGGCTGCGGGACATTTGACCGATGGCTTTGCCCAAAACGGTCTCCGCCTTGGTAGCCCCGTAATAAGGCGAAACATCGATATAGTTGATTCCCGCGTCGATCGCCGCATGAACCGTGCGGACCGCTTCGGCGTCATCCGTCTGACGAAAGACAGAGCCCAGGGACGAAGCGCCGAAGCTAAGCTTGGAAACCTGCAGTCCGGTCTTTCCTAATGGTCGGTATTGCATCCCATCACTCCGTTCATAAAATGGCCGTAAGGTACAAACCTGAAGCTGACTTCGTTATGCTTCCATTTTATCTGCAAAAATAGAGAATAAAATAGCTTAAAGTTGCAATTTTATTCTTGATTTTGATATATTAAACGAAATGCTTTCGATTGGAGATTTTGGCCAGCATGGACCCGATGCGCAAGCCTTTTCATTTGGATCCGGTTTTCCCGTTCGAACTGGTCCATAAAGGCATTCGAACCTCCGGCAACGAGCTTCCCAGCCACCTGCACGACTTGTACGAAGCGGTATATATTCATGAAGGCAAAGGGATGTTTTTTATCGATGACGCCCTTTACGGCAAAGGTCCCGGCGACTTGTTTCTGCTGCCCGGCAATACCGTGCATCGCGCCTATCCGTCTGCCGACGAGCCGATCGTGTCCACCGCCGTGTTTTTCGCGCCGTCGTTCGTGCTGACGGACGAGCTTGGAGACGAATACGATTCGCTCCGGTGCTTCGAAATTGCGCGGAAAAAGAAACTTTATAAAATCGAGCTGTCCAAGGCGCTGCGGCAGTCGATTCATGCGGCAATCGAAGCCATGGCAGCCGAGCTGAAAACGAAGGAACCGGGCTACCGTCATGCCATCCGGCTGCAATTGC
This genomic window from Paenibacillus humicola contains:
- a CDS encoding glycosyl hydrolase family 95 catalytic domain-containing protein, whose translation is MVDVKQAAKPHKLWYRKPAKDWNEALPVGNGRLGAMVFGDVGRERFQLNEDSLWYGGPRDRNNRDALQNLPKIRGLILAGRPREAQELASMALTGIPESQRHYVPLGDLLLDFGSSGTASEYRRELDLHSGLARVSYLQDEALFTREVFASYPDQVLVIRLTADRPGRIAFKARWNRGQWRYMDRIDSWGSDGIAMAGSSGGEGGIAYHAAVKAVLKGGSSRTIGEYLLVDQADEVILFVAAGTSFRSPDPEGASKAAIESAARRPYGELLERHRSDYRSLFKRVELEIKGSDGGDKEVLATDERLAGVQRGDDDPGLVSLYFQFGRYLLISSSRPGSLPANLQGIWNPHFLPPWDSKFTININAQMNYWPAENCNLAECHLPLFDLIERMREPGRTTAAVMYGCRGFTAHHNTDLWADTAPQDTYPPSSFWPLGAAWLCLHLWEHYTFSGDEAFLSKAYPTLKEAAEFLLDYLIEGEDGQLITCPSVSPENTYVLPSGESGVLCAGASMDFQIISALFGACIDSAGVLGIDEPFREELAAALNRLPQPAIGRHGQIQEWMEDYEEEEPGHRHISHLFGLYPGKQFTPERTPELAAAARVTLERRLTHGGGHTGWSRAWIINFWARLRDSDKARENVQALLGHSTLPNLLDNHPPFQIDGNFGGTAGIAEMLLQSHSDELHLLPAWPAAWGDGRVRGLRARGGYTVDMDWAEGRLQRAVIHAAQTGVCRIRGIGTGTVELAVEAGRSYTLESPFENFAAAKH
- a CDS encoding zinc-binding alcohol dehydrogenase family protein, with the protein product MKGIICEKVGMFRMSEHLPEPELTKGHAIVRIRRIGICGTDYHAFRGNQPFFEYPRILGHELSGVVEEIDADTGELAAGDQVSIIPYLHCGKCLACRRGKTNCCTDMQVLGVHRDGGMRERIAVPVSHLLKANHLTLDEAAIVEPLAIGAHAVRRAEIAAADTVLVIGSGPIGLGVMAFAKYAGATVIAMDINEKRLAFCRTWAKADHTINALESDAKQRLAELTNGEFPAAVFDATGSAASMMNAFELTAHGGQLVYVGLVKGDIAFSDPEFHKRELTLMGSRNATAADFRHVLDVLAASHLDVSRYLTHRSSFDGMIDAFETWLKPESEVIKAVVEL
- a CDS encoding aldo/keto reductase, producing MQYRPLGKTGLQVSKLSFGASSLGSVFRQTDDAEAVRTVHAAIDAGINYIDVSPYYGATKAETVLGKAIGQMSRSQFYLSTKAGRYGMDTFDFSRARIETSLEESLRRLNTDYVDILFLHDIEFVPPDIILEEAIPALDRLKQQGKIRFSGICGLPLALFEQMLPQVRVDAIISYCHYSLNDTSLLRLLPLLEERGVGLVNASPISMGLLSTRGTPDWHPASPELKEACLRAAQFAERRGEDIAKLAIQFSTGNERIPTTLVSTANPANIAKNAKWTEEPMDRELLQEVLDILKPIHNQTWVSGLPRYNESIFE
- a CDS encoding AraC family transcriptional regulator, whose product is MDPMRKPFHLDPVFPFELVHKGIRTSGNELPSHLHDLYEAVYIHEGKGMFFIDDALYGKGPGDLFLLPGNTVHRAYPSADEPIVSTAVFFAPSFVLTDELGDEYDSLRCFEIARKKKLYKIELSKALRQSIHAAIEAMAAELKTKEPGYRHAIRLQLQQLLLEINRHPSMKEPASSTSRLGPHWMQNALRTIDRDPVQCGGLAELSSQACISAAHFSRVFKKLTGMSVTEYVNAKRLARAKELLLTTDDNVETIAQACGFLGLPHFYDHFKKMTGLTPRAYRHQGN